CCCAGGCAGCGCTGCGGCGTCAGGGCTATCTGGCCCTGCGCGACCCGGCGTGCGGACAGGCCCCGCGAGCCACCATGGCTCTACTCCTGGCCGACGCTGACGTCGAAGTCGTGGAACTGGAGGATGGGGCGCGTGGGGTGGGCGCCACCTTGCGGCAGTTGGACCTGCGCGCCCGCACCGGCGCAGCCGTGGTGGCCCTTGTGCGCCGCGCTGAGCCCATCGCCAACCCCTCGGCCGATGAGGCGCTGGAGGCCGGTGATCGGGTCGTGCTCATGGGGGATGCAGCGGCCTTGACGCGCGCTGAGACACTGCTGACTGCCCGGCCGGAAGCCGAAGTCAGTCAATGAGGAACCCGCCGTTGATGTCCATGACCTCACCGGTGATGTAGCCCGCGAAGTCTGACGCCAGGAAGGCCACGGCGGCGGCGACCTCCTGCGGCGTGCCCAGCCGGCCGACGGGAATCTGCGCGGCTAGCTCGGCGCGGATCGCCGGGTCGGTCATCTCTGTCTCAATGAACGCCGGGGCCAGCGCGTTGGCCGTGACGTGCGGCGCGCCCTCGCGCGCCAGCGACTTCGTCAGGCCCATCAGCCCGGCCTTGGAGGCCGTGTAGGCCGCCCCCGTGGTCAGGCCCCCCGCCTTGCCGGCCATGCTCCCCATGTTGATGATCCGCCCCCACCCCCGCTCCTTCATCTGCGGCAGCACCATCCGGCTGAGCATGAACGCCCCGGTCAGGTTGACCTTGAGCACATGCTCGAACAGCTCTGTATCCAGCTCCGGCAGGCGCTCCTTGCTCTGCACCCCGGCGTTGTTGACGAGGATGTCCACGCCACCGAAGGCCTCGGTCATCTGCGCCACGGCGGCCTGCAGTTCCGTCTCCACCGTCACGTCCGCGGCCAGCGGCAGCACCATGTCGGGCAGGTTCGCCAGCGCGCAGGTGTTCATGTCCAACGCAGCGACCAGGCAGCCTTCGTCGCGCAGACGCAAAGCGATGGCGCGTCCGAGGCCTTGCGCCGCGCCTGTCACCAGTGCCGTCTTCCCGGACAGTCCCAGGTCCATGTCAGTCCTCCCTGGCCTCGGCCAGATGCAGCCCGTCAATCATCCGCAGCGTCAGCTCCTCGACCGCCTGGTCGAACCGTCGCCGGAAGGTCGCGTCGCTGCGCACGTAGCGCAGCAGCGCCTCCCGCCAGGGGCGGCCACCCGTCTCGTCCCGCATGTTGAGCGACAGGTACTCGTTGAAGCGGAAGAAGTCGGCACGCGGATCGCGGCGCAGGCTCG
This is a stretch of genomic DNA from bacterium. It encodes these proteins:
- a CDS encoding SDR family oxidoreductase, with the translated sequence MDLGLSGKTALVTGAAQGLGRAIALRLRDEGCLVAALDMNTCALANLPDMVLPLAADVTVETELQAAVAQMTEAFGGVDILVNNAGVQSKERLPELDTELFEHVLKVNLTGAFMLSRMVLPQMKERGWGRIINMGSMAGKAGGLTTGAAYTASKAGLMGLTKSLAREGAPHVTANALAPAFIETEMTDPAIRAELAAQIPVGRLGTPQEVAAAVAFLASDFAGYITGEVMDINGGFLID